The Methanobacterium sp. BAmetb5 genome includes a region encoding these proteins:
- a CDS encoding biopolymer transporter ExbD: protein MAIDTTSYRRKLRSKQARVNLVPLIDVIFTILIFLMVTSSFHVAADSSSSGKPQVSQSSGNSEYYLFPVTGLKTVTVNGVDMSSYIRDSSIAIHTQVIDEGEIIIKPKDGSIVITAPPGMSPEKAVSIPQT from the coding sequence ATGGCCATTGATACCACAAGTTACCGCAGAAAATTGCGCAGCAAACAGGCCCGGGTAAACCTGGTTCCCCTCATTGATGTTATTTTCACCATTCTCATATTTCTAATGGTTACCAGCAGCTTCCACGTAGCTGCTGATTCCAGTTCTTCGGGTAAACCCCAGGTAAGTCAAAGTAGCGGAAATTCCGAGTACTACCTCTTCCCCGTAACTGGTCTTAAAACCGTCACTGTCAATGGAGTGGATATGTCCAGTTACATCCGTGACAGCTCCATTGCCATCCATACCCAAGTAATAGACGAAGGGGAAATCATAATCAAACCCAAAGATGGGTCCATTGTCATTACCGCACCACCAGGTATGAGTCCAGAAAAGGCAGTCAGTATTCCCCAGACTTGA
- a CDS encoding coenzyme F420-0:L-glutamate ligase, which yields MEIKIIGLEGIPLIKKGDDLSQLILKAMEKQDIQFFEGDILIIAETAIAKSEGNVINLKDIKPSIKALNMANTTGKDADLVEAILQESVEVVEVGPDFIITETKHGFVCANAGIDESNVDQGLAKPIPTDPDSSARKIRKTLEDETGKNIAVIISDTQGRAFREGAIGTSIGISGIRPVWDRAGELDLYGRKLKTTSIAVADELSSAASLVMGQADEGIPVVILRGVSYFQKLRSESATIKSLIRPKKYDVFRK from the coding sequence ATGGAGATTAAAATTATAGGACTCGAAGGTATTCCCCTCATTAAAAAGGGAGATGATCTCTCCCAACTCATTTTAAAGGCCATGGAAAAACAGGACATTCAATTTTTTGAAGGGGATATCCTTATTATTGCCGAAACTGCCATTGCCAAATCAGAAGGTAATGTAATAAACCTAAAGGATATCAAGCCCAGTATAAAGGCCTTAAACATGGCTAATACTACAGGCAAAGACGCAGACCTGGTGGAGGCCATACTCCAGGAATCGGTAGAGGTGGTGGAGGTTGGACCGGACTTCATTATCACTGAAACCAAACACGGTTTTGTGTGCGCCAATGCCGGTATTGATGAATCAAATGTGGATCAAGGGCTGGCCAAACCGATACCCACAGATCCAGATTCCAGTGCCCGTAAAATAAGGAAAACCCTGGAGGATGAAACTGGGAAGAATATTGCAGTGATAATCTCCGATACACAGGGGCGAGCCTTCCGTGAAGGTGCCATTGGAACGTCCATCGGGATTTCAGGCATACGACCAGTTTGGGACCGTGCAGGTGAGCTGGACTTATACGGACGAAAACTTAAAACCACCAGTATAGCTGTGGCTGATGAATTATCCTCTGCAGCTTCTCTGGTAATGGGTCAGGCCGATGAGGGAATACCCGTTGTTATCTTACGGGGTGTTAGTTACTTCCAGAAGCTCCGAAGTGAATCTGCCACCATCAAATCTTTAATAAGGCCAAAGAAATACGATGTTTTCAGAAAATGA
- a CDS encoding rod shape-determining protein, translating into MFNFGKKEEVKEEKKQALSNTLGIDLGTLNTVVARPSGDKFDLFKIPSVVAVKKEDPGYVLAVGEEAKAMLGRTPEDIIAVRPLRQGVIESIAQAESLLLYSMDLGSGENTASIDRIVVGIPGDASEVEKKAVEDIGKKAGANYVLVISEGLAAAIGAGLPIAEASGTMVIDIGAGSSDVVVISLGGITDIETIRSGGDDIDSNIVEKVKELYNVEIGIHEAEKAKIEVGMVHSENDGENGKTVVIGKSMETNKPQKVEIDSNLVADAAEPIIVKLVEALAKVLERMSPELISGVYNKTVVVGGTSQLKGLKERIYEEVGVPVEISDDPMTVVAKGTAIVAAEPRALEPEVRLKAMK; encoded by the coding sequence ATGTTTAATTTCGGTAAAAAAGAGGAAGTTAAAGAGGAAAAAAAACAGGCTTTATCCAACACATTGGGTATAGACCTAGGAACCCTTAATACAGTGGTGGCTCGGCCATCTGGAGATAAATTTGATTTATTCAAAATTCCATCAGTGGTAGCTGTTAAGAAAGAAGATCCAGGTTATGTTCTGGCAGTTGGTGAAGAAGCCAAAGCCATGCTGGGAAGAACCCCGGAAGATATTATTGCAGTAAGACCACTCAGGCAGGGAGTTATTGAAAGCATAGCTCAAGCAGAGTCACTCCTGCTCTACTCCATGGATCTGGGTTCAGGTGAAAATACGGCCAGTATTGACCGTATTGTAGTGGGTATACCTGGAGATGCTTCGGAAGTAGAAAAAAAAGCAGTTGAAGATATTGGTAAAAAAGCCGGAGCCAACTATGTTCTGGTGATAAGTGAAGGACTGGCCGCAGCAATAGGTGCCGGCTTACCTATAGCCGAAGCTTCCGGTACCATGGTCATTGATATTGGTGCTGGATCAAGTGATGTGGTAGTCATATCCCTGGGTGGAATAACTGATATTGAAACCATACGTAGTGGTGGAGATGACATAGACTCCAACATCGTGGAAAAGGTAAAAGAACTTTACAACGTTGAAATAGGAATCCACGAAGCTGAAAAAGCCAAAATAGAAGTGGGAATGGTTCACTCTGAAAATGATGGTGAAAACGGGAAAACCGTGGTCATTGGTAAATCCATGGAAACCAACAAACCACAAAAAGTGGAAATCGATTCCAACCTGGTGGCAGACGCCGCCGAACCAATTATTGTCAAACTGGTGGAAGCACTGGCCAAGGTCCTGGAAAGAATGTCTCCAGAACTTATTTCCGGTGTCTACAACAAGACCGTAGTTGTCGGTGGAACCTCTCAACTTAAAGGGCTTAAAGAACGTATCTACGAAGAAGTGGGCGTGCCAGTGGAGATCTCTGACGACCCCATGACTGTGGTGGCCAAGGGAACCGCAATTGTGGCTGCTGAACCACGTGCACTGGAGCCAGAAGTACGTCTTAAAGCCATGAAATAA
- a CDS encoding MotA/TolQ/ExbB proton channel family protein, with protein MIYEFFAGSFNTILEMFKSGGVITYIITIIGIYGIFYSAEKIYYLRKISQVGLPQIMSEVNKAMDRGGSLEALRSIGRYQNPISKIVAEALKIGFRSNREVEDAMERVFIVEMGRMTKGMDTIRTIIEIAPLLGLIGTVLGMWYTFKAMGVNASATGMAEGIYVALITTIMGLAVAIIILPLYTHINSKIEDELDKIEIAKKMTNWRSAEMRIKVDSDIENVITALKESDGVIEVKELHQDKDANIWISMNPHMLEKSIGNVIREKCNTDARVVESKLKQ; from the coding sequence ATGATATACGAATTTTTTGCCGGCTCCTTCAACACCATACTGGAGATGTTCAAAAGTGGGGGAGTCATCACTTATATCATCACCATAATCGGAATTTATGGTATATTCTATTCTGCCGAGAAAATCTATTACCTGCGCAAAATATCACAGGTAGGACTACCCCAGATCATGAGCGAAGTAAACAAAGCCATGGACCGTGGTGGTTCTCTAGAAGCATTACGTTCTATTGGACGTTATCAGAACCCTATTTCTAAGATCGTTGCCGAAGCTTTGAAGATAGGTTTTCGTAGCAACAGAGAAGTGGAAGATGCTATGGAAAGGGTGTTCATCGTAGAAATGGGACGTATGACCAAAGGAATGGACACAATCAGAACTATAATCGAAATAGCACCTCTTTTAGGGCTGATAGGAACTGTTCTGGGAATGTGGTATACTTTCAAGGCCATGGGAGTAAATGCCAGTGCCACCGGAATGGCCGAAGGTATTTACGTGGCCCTCATCACCACCATAATGGGTCTAGCAGTGGCCATAATAATCCTACCCCTCTACACCCATATTAACAGTAAAATAGAGGATGAACTGGATAAAATAGAAATCGCCAAAAAGATGACCAACTGGCGATCCGCAGAGATGCGTATAAAAGTTGATTCAGATATTGAAAACGTGATTACTGCTTTAAAGGAATCTGATGGTGTAATAGAAGTTAAAGAGTTGCACCAGGATAAGGATGCTAACATCTGGATTTCCATGAACCCCCACATGCTGGAAAAAAGTATTGGTAATGTGATCCGGGAAAAATGCAACACCGACGCCCGGGTTGTGGAAAGTAAACTAAAACAATAA
- a CDS encoding MJ0144 family RNA dihydrouridine synthase-like protein, which translates to MAGITDGAFCRHMTTLGFDMVTLGGYNADSATISAGQSILSRGRPEFDLKPGELIPHLEKQSRMVKDQDRWNGMLSVNLRATTPEPIIAVSQLKNVDVVEINAHCRQPEITNLGCGQALMENIPYLEKFTREVVQKSKSKVSVKIRANVPGVDILEVSRVIDRAGANFLHVDAMYPGLDTADYDTVQSICQETNLFVIGNNSIRDIESARKMLASGADGISIARAAIKGTLSFDLSQI; encoded by the coding sequence ATGGCCGGTATCACAGATGGTGCTTTTTGCCGGCATATGACAACCCTTGGATTTGACATGGTAACCCTGGGAGGTTATAATGCAGATTCAGCCACCATTAGTGCAGGCCAAAGTATATTATCTCGTGGAAGGCCAGAGTTTGACCTGAAACCCGGCGAATTAATACCTCATCTGGAAAAACAATCCCGGATGGTTAAGGATCAGGACAGGTGGAACGGTATGCTCTCGGTTAATCTTCGTGCTACTACTCCCGAACCCATTATTGCAGTTTCCCAACTTAAAAATGTGGATGTGGTGGAGATCAATGCCCACTGTCGGCAGCCGGAGATAACCAACCTGGGATGTGGCCAGGCACTTATGGAAAACATTCCCTACCTAGAAAAATTCACCAGAGAAGTGGTACAAAAGTCAAAAAGTAAAGTATCGGTTAAGATACGGGCTAATGTACCTGGTGTGGATATCCTCGAAGTTTCACGGGTCATTGACCGTGCTGGGGCAAATTTTCTCCATGTAGATGCGATGTATCCTGGTTTGGACACTGCTGATTATGATACAGTCCAATCTATTTGTCAGGAAACTAATTTGTTCGTTATTGGTAACAATTCCATTAGGGATATTGAATCTGCCCGGAAAATGTTGGCTTCAGGTGCCGATGGAATATCAATTGCCCGGGCTGCCATTAAGGGAACACTATCCTTTGATCTGTCCCAAATATAG
- a CDS encoding archaetidylserine synthase, producing the protein MNIRNYVAVADLVSLANASSGFLAVVMMATGDLILSAKFMLLAVIFDSVDGWVARKTNRVDEHGFGINMDSLSDVISFGVAPGMLLFYACQTFFIPYINILVSLLIVICGILRLSRFNVLANSSDVPGGDKFVGLPIPITALVLGSFFLSGMFRMDLALIIMAVIAVLMISTIEYPKFRGMMLMIGGSVLIIGTILPQNILSSIGYLPAKLLFIFAIVYVIIVPLMELYGRLHRSGPHVR; encoded by the coding sequence ATGAATATAAGGAATTATGTGGCCGTCGCTGATTTAGTTTCGTTGGCTAATGCTTCTTCCGGGTTTTTGGCGGTGGTAATGATGGCCACCGGGGACCTGATCCTGTCAGCTAAGTTCATGCTCTTGGCGGTGATCTTTGACTCTGTAGATGGGTGGGTGGCCCGAAAAACTAATCGAGTTGATGAACATGGTTTTGGCATCAACATGGACTCACTTTCGGATGTGATCTCATTTGGTGTTGCCCCGGGAATGCTTTTGTTTTATGCGTGCCAGACGTTTTTCATACCATACATTAATATACTAGTATCACTCCTAATAGTTATATGTGGAATATTAAGACTCTCCCGGTTCAATGTACTTGCAAATTCAAGTGATGTTCCGGGTGGAGATAAATTCGTGGGACTACCCATACCTATCACTGCCTTGGTACTAGGATCATTCTTCCTCTCAGGCATGTTCCGAATGGACCTTGCACTAATCATCATGGCGGTGATTGCGGTGCTAATGATAAGCACCATTGAATATCCTAAATTTAGGGGTATGATGTTAATGATTGGTGGCAGTGTTTTGATCATTGGAACAATTTTGCCCCAGAACATTTTATCATCAATTGGATATCTTCCCGCAAAGCTTTTATTCATCTTCGCTATAGTATATGTAATAATTGTGCCTCTTATGGAATTATACGGCAGGCTTCATAGAAGTGGTCCACATGTTAGATAA
- the cofD gene encoding 2-phospho-L-lactate transferase: MISVLSGGTGTPKLLQGMVKMVNPEDITVIVNTLENDYFSGVYVAPDVDTVLYTLAGIINEDTWYGVKDDSFITHDRLKEIGCPETLRIGDRDRAMKIQKTLLMKEHPLSEAVDIQRKELGIKSPVIPMSNQQSQITITTDQGSMGFHQFLVENQGKAKVLDVSCQKVDPAPGLIESIEDSDMVVIGPSNPITSIGPIISAKGVKKALKKTYVVGVSPIVGDKPVSGPAAKFMQAKGHEVSVRGVASMYQDFMDRIIIDQVDANHQEEIEKLILDVMITQTIMTNMEDKINLARCTLGENV; encoded by the coding sequence ATGATAAGCGTCCTTTCTGGTGGAACCGGCACCCCCAAACTCCTGCAGGGGATGGTAAAAATGGTGAACCCCGAAGATATCACGGTAATCGTTAATACCCTGGAAAATGACTATTTTTCCGGAGTTTACGTGGCCCCGGATGTGGATACCGTACTCTACACCCTGGCGGGGATCATCAATGAGGACACCTGGTACGGGGTGAAGGATGATAGTTTTATAACCCATGATCGGTTAAAGGAGATCGGGTGTCCGGAAACCCTCCGCATCGGGGATCGTGACCGGGCCATGAAGATCCAAAAAACCCTGTTAATGAAAGAACACCCCCTCTCTGAGGCGGTGGATATTCAGAGAAAGGAACTGGGAATTAAATCACCGGTAATTCCCATGAGTAACCAGCAATCTCAGATCACCATAACTACTGACCAGGGATCAATGGGATTTCACCAGTTCCTGGTGGAAAATCAGGGAAAAGCCAAGGTACTTGATGTGAGTTGCCAAAAGGTGGATCCTGCCCCTGGTTTAATTGAATCCATTGAAGACTCAGATATGGTGGTTATTGGACCATCAAACCCCATAACCTCCATTGGGCCGATAATTTCTGCTAAAGGAGTTAAAAAGGCACTTAAAAAAACTTATGTTGTGGGTGTATCCCCCATAGTGGGTGATAAACCAGTTAGCGGACCGGCAGCCAAGTTCATGCAGGCCAAAGGTCATGAAGTTTCCGTCCGGGGAGTGGCCAGCATGTATCAAGATTTTATGGATAGGATCATTATTGACCAGGTGGATGCCAATCACCAGGAAGAAATAGAAAAACTAATATTAGATGTTATGATAACACAGACCATCATGACCAATATGGAAGATAAGATTAATTTAGCCAGATGTACTTTGGGTGAAAATGTATGA
- the atwA gene encoding methyl coenzyme M reductase system, component A2, with protein sequence MSFIRLENVTKTFDGVEILKNLNITIEEGAVLGILGRSGSGKSVLINMLRGMKDYRPTTGRIIYNVAVCPQCLRVEPPSMVGNLCQCGIAFEAHEIDFWNTDRKHFAAIKRRISIMLQRTFALYEDDTVIDNVIKSITGRDEEESTYMAIDLLDMAQMTHRITHIARDLSGGEKQRVVLARQIAKEPMLFLADEPTGTLDPQTAELIHQALIEGVKEKGTTMVITSHWPEVMRQLSDHVIWLEKGEIVEEGNPETVVQSFLDQVPLPEKKTEFKTGGPIIKMEGVKKHYYSIDRGVVKAVDGIDLVIDEGEIFGVVGLSGAGKTTLSRILYGLTDPSGGQIMVKLGDNWIDMTEKGIFGRGRVKPYLGILHQEYSLYPHRNVLGNLTEAISLELPAEFAKMKALYVLNAVGFDEEYAEKIITKYPDELSGGERHRVALAQVLIKEPNIVILDEPTGTMDPMTRVQVTDSIRKARDELKQTFVIISHDMDFVLDVCDRAALMRGGKILKTGLPADIVEDLTPSEKKKMLKEE encoded by the coding sequence ATGTCTTTTATACGATTGGAAAACGTCACCAAAACTTTTGATGGTGTGGAAATCCTGAAAAACCTGAACATAACCATAGAAGAAGGTGCAGTTCTGGGTATTCTGGGAAGAAGCGGTTCTGGAAAATCCGTCCTTATCAATATGTTAAGGGGGATGAAGGACTATCGCCCTACCACAGGTCGAATCATTTACAATGTAGCTGTTTGCCCACAGTGTCTAAGAGTAGAACCTCCTTCCATGGTTGGGAACCTTTGCCAGTGCGGAATTGCCTTTGAAGCCCATGAAATCGATTTCTGGAACACTGACCGTAAACATTTCGCTGCAATCAAACGCCGTATCTCCATTATGCTACAAAGGACATTTGCTCTTTACGAAGATGACACGGTGATTGATAACGTTATAAAATCAATCACCGGGCGTGATGAAGAAGAGAGTACCTACATGGCCATAGATCTTCTGGACATGGCTCAGATGACCCATCGGATCACTCATATAGCACGTGATCTCTCTGGTGGGGAAAAACAGAGAGTTGTTCTGGCTAGACAAATTGCTAAAGAACCAATGCTCTTCTTAGCAGACGAACCAACCGGTACACTTGACCCTCAAACTGCGGAATTAATCCACCAAGCCCTGATTGAAGGTGTGAAAGAAAAGGGAACCACCATGGTCATCACCTCTCACTGGCCAGAAGTTATGCGCCAGTTATCGGACCATGTTATCTGGCTGGAGAAGGGAGAAATTGTGGAAGAAGGGAACCCCGAAACTGTAGTGCAGAGCTTCCTGGACCAGGTTCCCCTACCAGAGAAGAAAACTGAATTTAAAACCGGTGGCCCCATCATAAAAATGGAAGGCGTGAAAAAACATTACTATTCCATTGATCGAGGAGTGGTTAAGGCCGTAGATGGCATAGACCTGGTTATTGATGAAGGAGAAATATTCGGAGTGGTTGGACTCTCCGGAGCCGGTAAAACCACCCTTTCCCGTATTCTCTATGGTCTCACCGACCCCAGTGGTGGGCAGATCATGGTTAAATTAGGGGATAACTGGATAGATATGACTGAAAAGGGCATATTCGGCAGGGGCCGGGTTAAACCCTACCTGGGAATATTACACCAGGAATACAGCCTTTATCCCCACAGAAATGTTTTGGGAAATTTAACTGAAGCAATAAGCCTGGAATTACCTGCAGAATTTGCTAAAATGAAAGCACTTTATGTGCTGAACGCTGTGGGATTTGATGAAGAATATGCTGAAAAAATAATCACCAAATATCCGGATGAACTGAGTGGGGGAGAAAGACACCGGGTGGCACTGGCCCAGGTTCTCATTAAAGAACCTAACATCGTCATCCTTGACGAACCAACCGGTACCATGGACCCCATGACCCGGGTGCAGGTTACTGATTCCATCCGGAAGGCCCGAGATGAATTGAAACAAACCTTTGTTATTATAAGCCACGACATGGACTTTGTACTGGATGTCTGTGACCGGGCCGCCCTCATGAGAGGAGGAAAAATCCTTAAAACCGGTTTACCCGCTGATATTGTGGAAGATTTAACCCCTTCAGAGAAGAAAAAAATGTTAAAGGAGGAATAA
- a CDS encoding IMP cyclohydrolase — MYLGRILAVGSNETGNFVAYRVSSRSFPNRITRTFPDRVAVVPKEGHEKDVFVSPYIAYNCIRLVDDVAVVSNGSHTDVIAEKIASGMSIRDSLALSLMTMDYEKDDFNTPRIAGAVTMDGEAYIGIVTHEKVQVEKVPAGEASYISTYEHIEPHEVEFTAGNVAEAAQYIMDQGKFKDFTNPVTSAAAFGKENWKLESI, encoded by the coding sequence ATGTATCTAGGAAGAATATTAGCAGTTGGAAGTAATGAAACCGGTAACTTTGTAGCCTACAGGGTGTCCAGCCGTTCTTTTCCCAACCGGATCACCCGAACTTTTCCGGACAGGGTGGCAGTGGTTCCCAAGGAAGGCCATGAGAAAGATGTCTTTGTAAGCCCCTACATAGCCTACAATTGCATACGTCTGGTGGATGATGTGGCTGTGGTTTCCAATGGTTCCCACACTGATGTCATTGCCGAGAAAATCGCATCTGGTATGAGTATCCGGGATTCTCTGGCCCTTTCCCTTATGACCATGGACTACGAGAAGGATGACTTCAACACCCCCCGTATTGCCGGTGCAGTCACCATGGACGGAGAAGCATACATCGGTATTGTTACCCACGAAAAGGTACAGGTGGAAAAGGTTCCTGCAGGTGAAGCAAGTTACATATCCACTTACGAACACATCGAACCCCATGAAGTGGAATTTACTGCAGGTAACGTGGCGGAAGCTGCTCAGTATATAATGGACCAGGGTAAATTCAAAGATTTCACCAATCCCGTCACTTCTGCTGCTGCTTTTGGTAAGGAAAACTGGAAACTGGAATCAATTTAA
- a CDS encoding GTP cyclohydrolase III, with protein sequence MIQMTLIQIDNYGPWTVTPTPRAEADLQILQAELYADLQRQFAVKGGLVFFTRFDNMLAVTNGVDMDHHLRIQKSINNRYPITVSMGVGTAETPYEAQRSATSALQKYGGAQSEERSEILAIEGLVKPDDSFVQIAHIDINGITDSLTDIIPAYDTSFIVNRVQHFLMKKLIEKGSLLFFIGGDNFMSPCNGMNPEGLLTIIEEIEEETNIALKAGVGKGPNAEKAANLADLALEEIRGGCTYNLVHVMKE encoded by the coding sequence ATGATACAAATGACTTTAATTCAAATTGACAACTACGGACCCTGGACAGTTACCCCCACACCACGGGCCGAAGCAGACCTGCAGATCCTGCAGGCAGAGTTATACGCCGACCTTCAAAGGCAATTCGCAGTCAAAGGGGGATTGGTCTTCTTCACCCGCTTTGATAACATGCTGGCGGTCACCAACGGCGTGGATATGGACCACCACCTGCGTATACAGAAGTCCATCAACAACCGTTACCCTATAACCGTGAGTATGGGCGTGGGAACTGCTGAAACTCCCTATGAAGCACAGCGAAGCGCTACCAGTGCACTTCAAAAATATGGAGGAGCACAATCCGAGGAACGGAGCGAAATACTGGCCATTGAAGGCCTGGTAAAACCAGATGACAGCTTTGTGCAGATTGCCCATATTGATATAAACGGAATCACTGATTCGCTTACGGATATTATTCCTGCATACGACACTTCTTTTATAGTTAACCGGGTGCAACATTTCTTAATGAAAAAATTAATTGAGAAAGGTTCTTTACTGTTTTTCATTGGTGGAGATAACTTCATGTCTCCCTGTAATGGTATGAACCCAGAAGGACTACTTACCATTATCGAAGAAATAGAAGAAGAAACTAATATCGCCCTTAAAGCCGGTGTTGGAAAGGGGCCTAACGCAGAAAAAGCAGCTAACCTTGCTGATCTGGCCCTGGAAGAAATCAGAGGCGGTTGTACCTACAATCTAGTTCACGTTATGAAGGAATAA
- a CDS encoding archaetidylserine decarboxylase — protein MFVKGTLKKAGILLTLAVLPFLFGYFLVTFVMFSLIAFLMQFFRDPNRKIPSNNGLIVAPADGRVLKGKIDCVKTVHYEDPLMEHILNPGGKGILVSTFMSPFDVHVNRAPISGRIVKTQHYPGKFKIAMRSVLTENEKNLIVIDSEYGKVGVIQIAGFVARRIVQYVEVGDYVKTGDRLGMIRFGSRVDLIIPYENTELMVAEGKKPTAGETIIAQMHK, from the coding sequence ATGTTTGTCAAAGGAACTTTAAAAAAAGCAGGCATATTATTAACTCTAGCAGTCTTACCATTTCTTTTTGGTTATTTTCTGGTGACTTTTGTCATGTTCTCCTTAATAGCCTTCTTGATGCAATTTTTCAGGGATCCTAATCGAAAAATACCCTCAAATAATGGTTTAATTGTTGCTCCCGCAGACGGCAGAGTTTTAAAGGGTAAAATTGATTGTGTAAAAACAGTTCACTATGAAGATCCATTAATGGAGCATATATTAAATCCGGGAGGAAAGGGTATTTTGGTTAGTACATTTATGTCTCCCTTTGATGTCCATGTAAACCGGGCTCCCATCTCTGGAAGAATTGTTAAGACTCAACATTACCCTGGTAAATTTAAAATCGCTATGAGGAGTGTACTTACTGAAAATGAAAAGAATTTAATAGTTATAGATTCAGAGTATGGAAAAGTAGGAGTCATACAGATAGCTGGTTTCGTGGCCCGGCGCATAGTTCAATATGTGGAAGTGGGGGACTATGTAAAAACAGGGGACCGTCTGGGAATGATAAGATTTGGTTCTCGGGTAGATCTAATTATTCCCTATGAAAACACGGAGTTAATGGTTGCTGAAGGTAAAAAACCAACTGCTGGCGAGACTATAATTGCTCAAATGCATAAATAA
- a CDS encoding methanogenesis marker 9 domain-containing protein: MAWEDSPSHVCRGGDKRALTFCCPPVKPCPIVFALEEAGMTPQEYVEIKEKFGEKTRLGEGEGTCFGSLVWCCKPSKPCPLRDMVLRRIDMSSEEYMDLKHQLSQELVGHEPTDNEESIKALADTFNVSLEEASQVLSECGNDLKTAIKVLRMKNLEI; the protein is encoded by the coding sequence ATGGCTTGGGAAGATTCACCATCACATGTATGCCGAGGGGGAGATAAAAGAGCTTTGACTTTTTGTTGTCCACCTGTTAAACCTTGTCCTATTGTATTCGCTCTTGAAGAGGCAGGAATGACTCCTCAAGAGTATGTAGAGATTAAAGAGAAATTTGGAGAAAAAACTCGTCTGGGTGAGGGCGAAGGAACCTGTTTTGGATCCCTGGTGTGGTGCTGCAAACCATCCAAACCATGCCCCCTAAGGGATATGGTCCTGCGCAGAATTGATATGAGCAGTGAAGAGTACATGGATTTAAAACACCAGTTATCACAGGAACTGGTAGGTCATGAACCTACCGACAACGAGGAGAGCATTAAAGCACTGGCCGACACATTCAATGTCTCCCTAGAGGAGGCTTCACAGGTTCTCTCGGAATGTGGTAACGACCTGAAAACTGCAATTAAGGTTCTCCGGATGAAAAATTTGGAAATCTGA
- the rnhB gene encoding ribonuclease HII, which yields MKLLGIDEAGRGSVLGPLVVCGVAVEEDRIKYLERLGLKDSKKVAPKKRVSLSRKIKRIAQCHTVHITAQDIDNLRARNVNLNEIEKLAINRIISESTPDTCFIDSMDVKPERLTHELETIHPPLRVVAEHKADDRYPIVSAASIVAKVERDRAIQIIKKTYENVGSGYPSDPRTIEFLKIITKESPEELPDFIRRSWATVEKMQG from the coding sequence ATGAAACTATTAGGCATAGACGAAGCAGGAAGAGGATCTGTATTAGGCCCTCTAGTTGTTTGTGGTGTTGCAGTAGAAGAGGACCGAATCAAATATCTCGAAAGACTTGGTTTAAAGGATTCTAAAAAGGTAGCCCCTAAAAAAAGGGTTTCTTTATCCCGAAAAATAAAAAGAATTGCCCAGTGCCATACCGTGCATATCACTGCCCAGGATATTGATAATCTGCGAGCCCGGAATGTTAACTTGAATGAAATTGAAAAACTGGCCATCAACCGTATCATCTCTGAGTCGACCCCGGACACCTGTTTCATTGACTCCATGGATGTTAAACCAGAAAGACTTACCCATGAATTGGAAACCATACACCCCCCACTGAGGGTTGTGGCGGAGCATAAAGCAGATGACCGTTACCCCATTGTTTCTGCAGCATCCATAGTCGCCAAGGTAGAACGTGACCGGGCCATTCAGATCATCAAAAAGACCTACGAAAATGTAGGATCTGGTTATCCCAGCGACCCCCGTACCATTGAATTTCTAAAAATAATTACCAAAGAGTCCCCTGAGGAACTCCCGGACTTTATACGCCGATCATGGGCCACTGTAGAAAAAATGCAGGGATAA